One Phragmites australis chromosome 23, lpPhrAust1.1, whole genome shotgun sequence DNA window includes the following coding sequences:
- the LOC133906332 gene encoding autophagy-related protein 101-like isoform X1, with translation MNCETCQLKELELEAREIRDVLRCILHTIFFHRTLSLVRPKDVDCEFFEITYVQCGLPELEKEVDEKIDQFIGWAEKHPNRRSQVCLSFFDEKNKHPGWFGNKTERIYWEQWFINLHVISPKRYSKSNSSKGLTNIGGNALEEISSRRAALESSIHEVLFQIINFANEKRDHIPAIPDTFNHDIMIPSFSDSVFGWNTDVLRRVLNSGHPYSL, from the exons ATGAACTGCGAGACCTGTCAGCTGAAGGAGCTG GAGCTGGAAGCTAGGGAGATCAGGGACGTGCTGCGAT GCATTTTACACACCATATTCTTCCATAGAACCCTAAGCCTTGTTCGCCCCAAAGACGTCGACTGCGAGTTCTTTGAGATCACTTAC GTACAGTGTGGACTTCCAGAATTAGAAAAGGAAGTCGATGAAAAGATTGACCAGTTCATTGGTTGGGCAGAGAAGCATCCGAATCGCAGAAGCCAG GTATGCCTCTCCTTTTTCGACGAGAAAAACAAACACCCAGGATGGTTTGGCAACAAAACAGAACGCATTTATTGGGAACAATGGTTCATCAATTTGCACGTCATAAGCCCAAAAAGATATAGCAAATCAAACAGCTCCAAAGGGCTTACAAATATTGGAG GGAATGCCTTGGAGGAGATTAGCTCAAGACGTGCTGCATTGGAGTCATCAATTCATGAAGTACTATTCCAGATCATAAACTTCGCCAACGAGAAAAGAGACCACATTCCTGCCATCCCTGATACATTCAATCATGATATCATGATCCCAAG CTTCTCGGATTCTGTGTTTGGATGGAACACCGACGTTCTTCGGAGAGTGTTGAATAGTGGGCACCCATACTCACTTTAG
- the LOC133906332 gene encoding autophagy-related protein 101-like isoform X2, whose amino-acid sequence MNCETCQLKELELEAREIRDVLRCILHTIFFHRTLSLVRPKDVDCEFFEITYCGLPELEKEVDEKIDQFIGWAEKHPNRRSQVCLSFFDEKNKHPGWFGNKTERIYWEQWFINLHVISPKRYSKSNSSKGLTNIGGNALEEISSRRAALESSIHEVLFQIINFANEKRDHIPAIPDTFNHDIMIPSFSDSVFGWNTDVLRRVLNSGHPYSL is encoded by the exons ATGAACTGCGAGACCTGTCAGCTGAAGGAGCTG GAGCTGGAAGCTAGGGAGATCAGGGACGTGCTGCGAT GCATTTTACACACCATATTCTTCCATAGAACCCTAAGCCTTGTTCGCCCCAAAGACGTCGACTGCGAGTTCTTTGAGATCACTTAC TGTGGACTTCCAGAATTAGAAAAGGAAGTCGATGAAAAGATTGACCAGTTCATTGGTTGGGCAGAGAAGCATCCGAATCGCAGAAGCCAG GTATGCCTCTCCTTTTTCGACGAGAAAAACAAACACCCAGGATGGTTTGGCAACAAAACAGAACGCATTTATTGGGAACAATGGTTCATCAATTTGCACGTCATAAGCCCAAAAAGATATAGCAAATCAAACAGCTCCAAAGGGCTTACAAATATTGGAG GGAATGCCTTGGAGGAGATTAGCTCAAGACGTGCTGCATTGGAGTCATCAATTCATGAAGTACTATTCCAGATCATAAACTTCGCCAACGAGAAAAGAGACCACATTCCTGCCATCCCTGATACATTCAATCATGATATCATGATCCCAAG CTTCTCGGATTCTGTGTTTGGATGGAACACCGACGTTCTTCGGAGAGTGTTGAATAGTGGGCACCCATACTCACTTTAG
- the LOC133906332 gene encoding autophagy-related protein 101-like isoform X5, which yields MNCETCQLKELELEAREIRDVLRCILHTIFFHRTLSLVRPKDVDCEFFEITYVQCGLPELEKEVDEKIDQFIGWAEKHPNRRSQVCLSFFDEKNKHPGWFGNKTERIYWEQWFINLHVISPKRYSKSNSSKGLTNIGGNALEEISSRRAALESSIHEVLFQIINFANEKRDHIPAIPDTFNHDIMIPR from the exons ATGAACTGCGAGACCTGTCAGCTGAAGGAGCTG GAGCTGGAAGCTAGGGAGATCAGGGACGTGCTGCGAT GCATTTTACACACCATATTCTTCCATAGAACCCTAAGCCTTGTTCGCCCCAAAGACGTCGACTGCGAGTTCTTTGAGATCACTTAC GTACAGTGTGGACTTCCAGAATTAGAAAAGGAAGTCGATGAAAAGATTGACCAGTTCATTGGTTGGGCAGAGAAGCATCCGAATCGCAGAAGCCAG GTATGCCTCTCCTTTTTCGACGAGAAAAACAAACACCCAGGATGGTTTGGCAACAAAACAGAACGCATTTATTGGGAACAATGGTTCATCAATTTGCACGTCATAAGCCCAAAAAGATATAGCAAATCAAACAGCTCCAAAGGGCTTACAAATATTGGAG GGAATGCCTTGGAGGAGATTAGCTCAAGACGTGCTGCATTGGAGTCATCAATTCATGAAGTACTATTCCAGATCATAAACTTCGCCAACGAGAAAAGAGACCACATTCCTGCCATCCCTGATACATTCAATCATGATATCATGATCCCAAG GTGA
- the LOC133906332 gene encoding autophagy-related protein 101-like isoform X3, with amino-acid sequence MKPKPSGILHTIFFHRTLSLVRPKDVDCEFFEITYVQCGLPELEKEVDEKIDQFIGWAEKHPNRRSQVCLSFFDEKNKHPGWFGNKTERIYWEQWFINLHVISPKRYSKSNSSKGLTNIGGNALEEISSRRAALESSIHEVLFQIINFANEKRDHIPAIPDTFNHDIMIPSFSDSVFGWNTDVLRRVLNSGHPYSL; translated from the exons ATGAAACCGAAACCCTCAG GCATTTTACACACCATATTCTTCCATAGAACCCTAAGCCTTGTTCGCCCCAAAGACGTCGACTGCGAGTTCTTTGAGATCACTTAC GTACAGTGTGGACTTCCAGAATTAGAAAAGGAAGTCGATGAAAAGATTGACCAGTTCATTGGTTGGGCAGAGAAGCATCCGAATCGCAGAAGCCAG GTATGCCTCTCCTTTTTCGACGAGAAAAACAAACACCCAGGATGGTTTGGCAACAAAACAGAACGCATTTATTGGGAACAATGGTTCATCAATTTGCACGTCATAAGCCCAAAAAGATATAGCAAATCAAACAGCTCCAAAGGGCTTACAAATATTGGAG GGAATGCCTTGGAGGAGATTAGCTCAAGACGTGCTGCATTGGAGTCATCAATTCATGAAGTACTATTCCAGATCATAAACTTCGCCAACGAGAAAAGAGACCACATTCCTGCCATCCCTGATACATTCAATCATGATATCATGATCCCAAG CTTCTCGGATTCTGTGTTTGGATGGAACACCGACGTTCTTCGGAGAGTGTTGAATAGTGGGCACCCATACTCACTTTAG
- the LOC133906332 gene encoding autophagy-related protein 101-like isoform X4 yields MKPKPSGILHTIFFHRTLSLVRPKDVDCEFFEITYCGLPELEKEVDEKIDQFIGWAEKHPNRRSQVCLSFFDEKNKHPGWFGNKTERIYWEQWFINLHVISPKRYSKSNSSKGLTNIGGNALEEISSRRAALESSIHEVLFQIINFANEKRDHIPAIPDTFNHDIMIPSFSDSVFGWNTDVLRRVLNSGHPYSL; encoded by the exons ATGAAACCGAAACCCTCAG GCATTTTACACACCATATTCTTCCATAGAACCCTAAGCCTTGTTCGCCCCAAAGACGTCGACTGCGAGTTCTTTGAGATCACTTAC TGTGGACTTCCAGAATTAGAAAAGGAAGTCGATGAAAAGATTGACCAGTTCATTGGTTGGGCAGAGAAGCATCCGAATCGCAGAAGCCAG GTATGCCTCTCCTTTTTCGACGAGAAAAACAAACACCCAGGATGGTTTGGCAACAAAACAGAACGCATTTATTGGGAACAATGGTTCATCAATTTGCACGTCATAAGCCCAAAAAGATATAGCAAATCAAACAGCTCCAAAGGGCTTACAAATATTGGAG GGAATGCCTTGGAGGAGATTAGCTCAAGACGTGCTGCATTGGAGTCATCAATTCATGAAGTACTATTCCAGATCATAAACTTCGCCAACGAGAAAAGAGACCACATTCCTGCCATCCCTGATACATTCAATCATGATATCATGATCCCAAG CTTCTCGGATTCTGTGTTTGGATGGAACACCGACGTTCTTCGGAGAGTGTTGAATAGTGGGCACCCATACTCACTTTAG